A region of the Cannabis sativa cultivar Pink pepper isolate KNU-18-1 chromosome 3, ASM2916894v1, whole genome shotgun sequence genome:
TTCTCGGAAAATATAGtaatagtaattattttttgGACAACAATTATATAtgagtaaatattattttggactttgtaatttgcaaaagttactaattggaccctctattttgttaaataataaaatagatcctgtattttttaaaattatacaaataggagtctaaattgattttttgttaaaataaaacttaataataatctgatctagagatgttatgaaaaaactggttacattttctgtatctgttcgtgttaaaaattatcttatagTTGAtaattggttatattaaaaaataaaattattgaaaattgaactcagagtcctatttttactagctattttgaaaattatagagtctattttatcatttaacagaACAGagaaagtctaattaataacttttacaaataCTATTTAccgattatatattattatatgagataattaaatttatacctTTTTTTAATACGTCCAAATTAATAGTAgaagaataaaaatttatatttttcactcCTATACTCTCCTCTTAACTCATGTATAATTATCCAACTTCTTAAAAGTAGTACAAATTTAGTTATTATCAAAATTTACATTGAGAGGTGAAACTAGGGCGGCCGGTCAAAGTGGTTCAGGAGTTTAGGgcaaaaaattaagattacgtcatttattaaaaaaaaaaaattatcaatcaataattcatataatttaattttcagaaaaaaaaaattataaattctaaaataggcaataattttaaagttatttgTATTAGGACACAAGATTTTATTAGGTTTTTAAGTGTTAATAAGTGTATATTTACTATTATGAATGTATATTAtacattataaaataatatatattataggggcttttttatttttatagttcaaaacagtttttttttttttttttttttttttttttgtatttttacagaacTCTACATAAAaattcctattgcaactagcactgcaacctaaattgcaacaaaaaatggtATAGAAACTCCTGTTGCAACTAGCACTGTAACCACTTTAGAattccaaaccgtaaatttaaaaaaaaaaaagttaaaaaaaataatatatgcaataattctcctattatattatatatataaaaggatGATAAAAAATAAAGCATTTTAATTGAAGAAACCTTATGCAATAATTCAAGCTGCTATATATACTTGAGCCAGCCTTGGTGGAACATATACTTGAGTTTTATTTGTAGCTCTATAACTAAGAAAATAGCACATAACGAATTATTTAACTACATAttcatctttttttaaaaatatataaaataagcaCGACATGTCATGCCAATAGGATGATGGGCACGAAAAGAAGAACTTCTAGGCACTACTTTTGTCATGCCCGTAGAACCTTTTTATTGTAGTGTCAAACTTTAACTATTACAATGGACAACACCTCATAAGAGACATCAGTTGGAGTTCACGACCTAAACCAATAAAGCACCTTATATTACAGTACTACAAAATAAGGTTAAATAAAATTCCTAAACTATTACATTCTTAAAACCATCATACATATTACAGTATAAATAAGGTTAAATAGtggtataattaaaaaaaaaaaaaattgaatttatacctggtataaattaattaatatttttatttaacaatataaatactcaatattaatattacataaatttgtatgtctaattttgTGAATACAAACttgacaatttttttcgttAATTACAATATATCTAAATcctcattaattttttaaaaataaataaataattcttgGTCACGGTAtgtaatttgtatatttatatatggatcaacaatcataaaatataaatatatattcatctaaatgaaagaaaaaaaaattaaaataattaaagtttatGCATTCacctatattttaaatattaattcgaTGTATATAACTGCGGATGTCTCGCACTAGTAACATACAAAAGTATGAACTATTCTAGTacctattattaaaaaaaaatatatatatatttatatatatatacatatatataaagttgTTTGGcacatttatttattcttttgaagaaattatttttaattatattattatcttataattaattaatggtgATCAGTAGGTAACATGAGTGAcacttaataaatttttttttttttgatttaaccgtttatatattacaacatgttttgggactcgaacccaggacctccaagacacacacccacctatggccacttgagcttaaaaataatatagtgTCACACCACACCAACCAACCCGACTCGAATCGGACGGCGCGCATGTGTGGTGGGTCAAGTGTGTGTCCTCACCCATTTGTACAAAACTGGGTACCCCTTGGACCCAAcacttaataaatattttatatcctgattttagtatttttaaatgggtaaataccattttggaccttctgttttacaaaagttgccaattggaccctgtattttgttaaatgacaaaatggaccctgtattttctaaaatagtacaaataggaccctaaattgattttttgtcaaaataaagtttaattataatccgatctaaaagtgctatgacaaaactgtttacattttttgtatctgtccGTATTAagtattgtcttcaagttggttgtattaaaaaaagttgtcaaaaattaaactcagggtcctatttttactattttagaaaatacagggtccattttgtcatttaacaaaacacagggtccaatctataacttttgcaaaacacagggtccaaaatagtatttaccctttttaaattatcaagagtttttatatatgtgttttttAAGTCCATATAATTACATTGTACACTAAATGATGTTACAATTTATTCAAatgtttaataaaaaataaaaacattggTATATAAACAGGGACGAATGCAGCTACCGTCAACATTCAAAACAACTGCGGAAGAACCATCTGGCCAGCAACCCAATCCGGCAGCGGAAGTTCACAACTCTCAACCACTGGTTTCGAGTTAGCATCAGGAGCCAGCCAGTCCATCGAAATCCCAGCCGGACCATGGTCGGGGCGCTTCTGGGGTCGAGATGGTTGCTCCACTGACTCATCCGGCAGGTTCGCGTGCGCTAGCGGAGACTGTGCCTCTGGTACGGTGGAGTGTAATGGTGCAGGCGGAGTCCCTCCAACAACTCTGGTCGAAATAACCGTTGCAGAAAACGGTGGACAAGATTTCTACGACGTCAGCAACGTGGACGGGTTCAACTTACCGGTTTCGGTTAGGCCAGAAGGTGGTAATGGGGATTGCCAGGAGTCAACGTGCCCAAACAACCTAAACGACGGTTGCCCAGCTGATCTACAGTACAAATCCGGAGACGACGTCGTTGGGTGCCTCAGCTCTTGCGCCAAGTATAATATGGACCAAGACTGTTGTAGAGGAGCTTATGATTCTCCAGACACGTGTACTCCTAGTGAGTCCGCTAACTACTTCGAGCAACAATGCCCTCAGGCTTACAGCTATGCTTATGATGATAAGACCAGCACTTTTACTTGCTCCGGTGGACCTAACTATCTTATCACTTTCTGCCCATGATGTGAGAAATACACTCTATATCATatgtattattaaataaaaatgacaaGAAAAAAAgggaagaataaaaaaaataagctaTAGGAAATGTTGTTGAGGATGCTCCACATTCAAAAGCCTTGtaataatatcaataaagtTTCTCTTTTTTTGTTTGTTCTATAAACTAGAAAGACGTGATGTTTGATTGTAAAATTAGTATTGAATACAACAAATTACAAAAGTCTTACTTAaatgctttattttttttttcttaattacaaACActtgaagaaaagagagagttgcCGAAtctctatttgttttttttttctttcattttagtaattaattaaaaactcgAAAGTGTTGGCGGCCAAAAAAATCCTACATTTCTGTTGAAG
Encoded here:
- the LOC115710182 gene encoding thaumatin-like protein 1b → MKIQIVIFFTVALALIFAAGTNAATVNIQNNCGRTIWPATQSGSGSSQLSTTGFELASGASQSIEIPAGPWSGRFWGRDGCSTDSSGRFACASGDCASGTVECNGAGGVPPTTLVEITVAENGGQDFYDVSNVDGFNLPVSVRPEGGNGDCQESTCPNNLNDGCPADLQYKSGDDVVGCLSSCAKYNMDQDCCRGAYDSPDTCTPSESANYFEQQCPQAYSYAYDDKTSTFTCSGGPNYLITFCP